DNA sequence from the Sandaracinaceae bacterium genome:
TCGGACGACGCCGTGCCCCCGGTGGACAGCTACGACTGCATCGTCGTGGACGAGTGCCACCGCGGCTACGTCCTGGACCGCGAGCTGAGCGACGCGGAGCTCACCTTCCGCAACGAGGCCGACTACATCTCCAAGTACCGGCGCGTGCTGGAGCACTTCGACGCCACCAAGATTGGCCTCACCGCGACGCCCGCGGTGCACACCGTCGAGATCTTCGGCGAGCCCGCGTTCAAGTACACCTACCGCGAGGCGGTCATCGACAACTGGCTGATCGACCACGAGCCCCCGACGCGCATCGTCACCGCGCTGGCCGAGGACGGCATCCACTTCCAGGCCGGCGAAGAGGTGGAGCAGTACGTGCCCGCCACGGGCCAGCTGCAGCTCTCGCTCTTGCCCGACGCGGTCAGCATCGAGGTGGAGCAGTTCAACAAGCGCGTGCTGACCGAGGGTTTCAACCGCGCCGTGTGCCATGAGCTGGCCAAGCACATCGACCCCAGCCTGGAGGAGAAGACGCTCGTCTTCTGCGCCACCGACGTGCACGCGGACATGGTGGTGACGCTGCTCAAGGACGCGTTCCGCGACGTGTACGGCGCCGTGGACGACGACGCCGTGGTCAAGATCACGGGCACTGCCGACAAGCCGCTGGACCTCATCCGCCGCTACCGCAACGAGCGCGAGCCCAACGTGGTGGTCACGGTGGACCTGCTCACCACCGGCGTGGACATCCCGCGCATCTGCAACATCGTGTTCCTGCGCCGCGTGCGCTCGCGCATCCTCTACGAGCAGATGTTGGGCCGGGCCACGCGCCGCTGCGACGAGATAGGCAAGGAGGTGTTCCGCATCTACGACGCGGTGGACCTCTACAAGTCGCTCGCGCCCTACACGGACATGAAGCCCGTGGTCACCAACCCCTCGGTGCCGTTCACGCAGCTCATCGCCGAGCTGGGCGAGGCCGAGGGCGAGGCTGCGCGCGACGAGGTGCTGGACCAGCTGCTGGCCAAGCTGGGCCGCAAGAGCGGGCGCCTGAAGGGTGACGCGCTCGAGCGCTTCGAGGCTGCGGCGGGTGTGACCCCCAAGGAGCTGCTCGCGTTCCTGCGTCAGCATGGCGCCGAGGCCGCGCGCGTGTGGTTCGCCGAGCACCCGCTGCTGGGCGAGGTGCTGGACCGGGCGACGGGCGACGGAGGCGGCATGCTGGTCAGCCACCACCCGGACGAGGTGCGCCGGGTGGAGCACGGCTACGGCGCGGGCACCAAGCCCGACGACTACCTGGCCGGCTTCGCCAAGTACGTGACCGAGCACCTGAACGACATCCCCGCGCTGCTGGTGGTGACGCAACGGCCGCGCAGCCTGACGCGCCAGCAGCTCAAGGAGCTGCGCCTGGCCCTCGACCGCGCGGGCTACACCAGCGCCAGTCTGCGCACCGCCTGGCGCGACAAGACCAACCAAGACATCGCCGCGTCCATCATGGGCTACATCCGCCAGGCCGCGCTGGGCGACGCGCTGGTGCCCTACGAAGAGCGCGTGGCGCGCGCGCTGAAGAAGGTGCTGGCCTCGCAGCCGTGGACCCCGCCGCAGCGGCAGTGGCTGGAGCGCATTGGCAAGCAGCTCACGGTGGAGCACGTGGTGGACAAGGACGCGCTCGACCAGGGGCAGTTCAAGGCCAAGGGCGGGTTCGACCGCCTGAACAAGACCTTCGACGGCAAGCTGGAGCAGATCCTGGGCGACCTCAGCGACGCCCTCTGGGAAGACGAGGCCGGCTGAGCTATGCCGCCCCAGCGAGCGCCCGCGCCCACCTGGGCCCGCCCCGCGAAACGAAGGCCATGACGACCACCCAAGACATCGTTCAGAAGCTCTGGCGCCTGTGTGACGTGCTGCGCGACGACGGCATCACCTACCACGAGTACGTCACCGAGCTGACCTACCTGCTGTTCCTCAAGATGGCCAAGGAGACGGGCCGCGAGGAGCAGCTGCCCGAGGGCTATCGCTGGGACGACCTGCACACGCGCGAGGGGGCCGAGCAGCTCACCTTCTACCGCGGCCAGCTGCTGCATCTGGGCACGGAGGCCTCGGCGCGCGTGAAGGCCATCTACGTGAACGCCAACACCGCGCTCAAGGTGCCGCGCAACCTGAAGACGCTCACCGACAGCATCGACGCGCTGGACTGGTACTCGGTGGAGCGCGAGCAGCTGGGCGACCTGTACGAGGGGCTGCTGGAGAAGAACGCCGGCGAGAAGAAGAGCGGCGCCGGGCAGTACTTCACGCCGCGCCCGCTGATCGACTCCATGGTGGCGCTGGTGCAGCCGCAGGCGGGCGAGCTGGTGCAGGACCCGGCCGCGGGCACCTGCGGTTTCCTCATCGCCGCGGACCGCTACGTGAAGGCGCACACGGGCGACCTGTTCGACCTGAAGACCGAGCAGCAGGAGTTCCAGCGCATGCGCGCCTTCTACGGCGCCGAGCTGGTGCCCGACACGCAGCGCCTCGCGCTCATGAACCTGATGCTGCACGACATCGAGGGCGACCTGGTGCTGGGCGACACGCTCTCGCCCATGGGGGAGAGCCTGCCCAAGGCCGACGTCATGCTCAGCAACCCGCCCTTCGGCACCAAGAAGGGCGGTGGCAGCCCCACGCGCGACGACTTCACCTTCCCCACCAGCAACAAGCAGCTGGCCTTCCTGCAGCACATCTACCGCGGCCTGAAGCCCGGCGGGCGCGCCGCCGTCGTGCTGCCGGACAACGTGCTGTTCGAGGAGAACGCCGGCACCAAGATTCGCCAGGATCTCATGGACAAGTGCGACCTGCACACCATCCTGCGCCTGCCCACCGGCATCTTCTACGCAGGCGGCGTGAAGACCAACGTGCTCTTCTTCACGCGCGGCAAGACCGACAAGGGCAACACCAAGACCACCTGGGTCTACGACATGCGCGCCAACGCCCCCAGCTTCGGCAAGCGCACCCCGCTCACCCGCGAGCACTTTGCCGACTTCGAGACCTGCTTCGGCAAGAGCCCGCTGGGCGCCAGCAAGCGCAAGGACCAAGGCGAGGACGGCCGCTTCCGAGCGTTCACCCGCGCGGACATCGCCAAGCGCGGGGACAACCTCGACATCGCCTGGCTGAAGGACGCCGGCGCGCAGGGCCACGACGAGCTGGGCGAGCCGGACGAGATTGCGGAGGAGATCATGGGCCACCTGCGGACCGCGATGGAGGAGCTGGAGGCGCTGCAGGGGATCTTGGGTGGCGAGGTCACGTCCCTGTGACTAATAACGAGCTGCCACCGGGCTGGGTGCGCATGGCGGCGCGGGACTTGTTCACCCTTGTTACTAGCGGCTCGCGCGGGTGGGCCAAGTACTACGCTGACCAGGGTCCATTGTTCATTCGCGTCGGCAACCTGGACCACAACACCATCCGCCTCGACCTCAACGGAGTCCAGCATGTGAGACCGCCCGAGGGGGCTGAAGGCAATCGCACGCAGCTCAGGCCCAACGACATCCTGATCTCGATCACGGCGGAACTCGGCATGGTCGGACTCGTCCCTGAGGACCTACCGGAGGCGTACATCAATCAGCACGTTGCGTTGGCGCGACCGGTCGGCGACGTCGACGCGCGTTTCCTCGCTTGGTTCTTCGCCACTGAGGGGAAGGTCCAACTCGAGCGACTGCGACGTGGTGCAACCAAAGCCGGACTCGGACTCGACGACATCCGCTCAGTGGACGTGTCCATGCCTCCACTCAACGAGCAGCGCCGCATCGTCGACAAGATCGAAGCCCTGACGGAACGCAGTCGGCGCGCGAAGGAGGCCCTCGACGCCATCCCGCCGCTGCTCGAGCGCTTCCGCCAGTCCGTGCTCGCGGCGGCCTTCCGCGGCGACCTCACGGCGGACTGGCGCGCTAAGAACCCCGACGTCGAGTCCGCCGACAAGCTCCTCGAGCGCATCCGCGCCGAGCGCCGCCGCCGCTGGGAGGAGGACTACCTCGCCGGACAGCGCGCGAAGGGCAAGGAGCCCACGAACGACAAGTGGAAGGCGAAGTACGTCGAGCCCGAGCCGGTGGACACGGAGGGGTTGCCGGAACTGCCCGCGTCGTGGTCGTGGGCGAGGCTGGAAGAACTCACGCCACCAGAGGCTCCTGTCGTGTACGGGATCGTTCAGCCTGGACCCCACGTACCCGGTGGTGTGCCCTACGTGCGTCCTGCCGACATTACTGAGGGGCGCGTTGACCCGCACGCGCTTCTGCGGACGAGTGCCGCCATCGCGGGGAAGCACGGGCGAGCGACTCTCGGGGTCGGCGACCTCGTGTACTCGATCGTTGGAACGATTGGAAAGCACCTGATCGTGGACGCGTCGCTGGAGGGCGCGAACATCACTCAGTCTGCCGTTCGGATCCGTCCGATGGCACCTTTGTCCGCCCCGCAGATCCTCTGGACACTCGGCTGTGCGCCAGTTCAGGCACAAATGAAGCGGTTGGCTTTCGGAAATGCCGTCCAACGCTTGAACGTCGCCCACATGCGTGAACTCGTCGTGCCCGTGCTTCCCGCGGCGGAGTGGACCGTCCTGGAGCCGCTAATCGAGGCCGCAGACAAATGCGTTGCGATGCAAAGAGGGGCTACGGTCCGAAGCGCTGAGCAGCTGGCTTTGCTCGAACGTGCGATCTTGGCGAAGGCGTTTCGGGGCGCGCTCGTGCCGCAAGACCCCAATGACGATGTGCAGGGTATCGCGGAAGGCACGACCCGCCGTGCACGGCGACGGGCGCCGTGACGATCCCAACGGACATGTTGGCGGCCGTCGAGCCGCGGCAGGCGGCGGCGTGGCTCCGCGCGAACGGGTGGGAGCTGGTCGACGTATTGCCCGACCGTGCCGCGACATGGCGAAAGAACGCGGGGGCGGAGGGCGAGTACGTGGTGGAGCTGCCGCTGAGCACGAGCTTCCGCGACTACGCGCGCCGCATGCGTGAGGTCTTGGACACGCTCGTCATCGCGACCGGCAAGCCCGCGGCGTGGGTGCTGGGCGAGGTGCGTGCGTCCACGTTCGACATCATCCGGCTGCGCTCGACAGGGCCGGGCGTGGGCCAGGGGCGGGTGCCCGTCGAGCTGGGGGCGCGGCTGTTCGGGCTGACGCGCGACCTGGTGCTGGCGGCGGCGTGCTCCGCGCACGACCCGCGGCCGGTGTACCGCACGCGCAGGCCGCCGGAGGCCATGGAGTTCTTGCGCCGGGTGAAGCTGGGGCCGCCCGAGGAGGGCAGCTTCGTGGTGACCGTGCACGCACCGGTGCCGCCTGCACTGCAGCCGATGCTCTTCGACGAACATGGGGAGGTCCCCTTCGAGCGTCGCGCCACGCTGACGCTGGCGTCGGCCACGATGGCCGCGCGGGCGGCCGCGGAGCGCGCAGGGCAGGGCGGTGGCGCCGAGGGGCTGCTGGATGGTGCCGCCCTGGGCATCAGCGCCAACCTGTGCGATGCGCTCGCGGGGTTCGTGGACGGCGACGAGACCACCGCGCTCGACCTGCAGTTTGCCTGGGCGGCTTCCCGGTTGGTCCCCGCCGGCACGCCGACCGCGTTGCACGTGGGATCGGACCTCTCGCCCATCCTGCGGGAAGGGGCGCGCCTGCTCCGCGCGCGCGGGAGTACACCCGACTTCGAGCTGGAGGGGGCCGTGGTGCGCCTCGACAGCGACAACCTGGAAGCGGGAGGCGTGGTGGTGATCGCCGGGCAGGTGGATGGACAGCCGCGCAAGGTGCACGTGCCGATGGACGCTGCCGACTACCGCCAGGCCATCCGTGCGCACGACGAGGGGCGTTTCTTGCGCTGCGAGGGTGAGCTGGGCCGGCAAGGACGCCGGTTTCAGATAGACCGCGTGCGGCACGTCGCCGTGGTCGTCGACGACGAGGACTGAATTGCGCCGTCGCCACGATCAGGGGCTGGATAGCTTGGTCGCTTGCCGCACGAAGTCGGCGCTGACACTGACGCGGGCCAGGGGGTAGGTGTCGCGGTAGGTGTCGTGCGCGGCTCGAGCGGCTCGCACGGCGGCCGCATCGCCTCCGACGAACACACCCGCGAGGGCGTGGCTCGCCAAGTTCAGCAGGGCGCCGTGAGCATGCTTGGCGGCGTTGTTCTCGACCTCGAACGCGACGACGGGCAGATGGTGGAACCGTTTGGGGACGTGTGGTTCGTCGTGGGGGTCCGTGGCGCGCGCGACCACGTCCGCCGCGAGGCTCGCGAGGCCGCGCGGCATGGGGAGCGTCCAGACCACGTCGATGGCGCTGACCGTCCGCGGCGCCTTCGGTGGGACCCGAGTCTTGAAGTCGAACCACACGTCGAAGCCTGCGGCCTCTCCCCGACTCCGAAGGGTCTTGCGCACGTCCTTGGCCCACTCCGTCTCGCCGCCTGAGGCTTTCTTGTCGAGCCCGCGCGCGGCTGGGAGGGGCTGATGAACCGCGGACCACGCGGTGCGGCTGAGCGGCTCGATCCAAGCCGTGTCGAGCACGAGCACGTCGTGTGTGCCGAACGCATGGCGTTGCGCTCGCGCCATGTTTCGTGCTCGTGCGTAGAGGTTGTCTCGTGTGTCGCCGCGGAGCGCGAGGAACCCATAGGGGGCTCCCGAGACACGGATGTTCGCGAGGTCGGCTTGCATGGCACGGGTGGGCGCGTCCGAGCCCTCGATTTCCCACCCCGCGATGATGAGCGACCCGTCGAAGAGCGGTACCTTCGCACCAACGCTCGTCAGCGCGGCTCGTTTCTTCGCGTCCAGCGGGAGGAACCACGCGACGTCGAGACGGGGCGCGTAGGCGTCCGGCTGCGAGGTGTTCAGCACGCTGACCTCGCGTCGGGAGACCAGTCCGAGAGTGCGGCCGATGTGCTCGACCTGGGTGTGCATGACTTCTGTCTCTGGGCGCATCGTCAGTCGCTCGCATGGCGGAGGCTCGCGCTCGGAGGCGCTCACCATGCGACTACACCACATTCTGACGAACCGGCGCGCAACAACGCGGACACGGGCCGAGGGCGCTTGTCCAGCCTGCGGCACAGACTGGGTCGAGTACACTTGAGGGGAGGGGCCTCGGTTGATCCGACGCACGGGCCCCCTGGCCTGAGTGAAG
Encoded proteins:
- a CDS encoding N-6 DNA methylase, coding for MTTTQDIVQKLWRLCDVLRDDGITYHEYVTELTYLLFLKMAKETGREEQLPEGYRWDDLHTREGAEQLTFYRGQLLHLGTEASARVKAIYVNANTALKVPRNLKTLTDSIDALDWYSVEREQLGDLYEGLLEKNAGEKKSGAGQYFTPRPLIDSMVALVQPQAGELVQDPAAGTCGFLIAADRYVKAHTGDLFDLKTEQQEFQRMRAFYGAELVPDTQRLALMNLMLHDIEGDLVLGDTLSPMGESLPKADVMLSNPPFGTKKGGGSPTRDDFTFPTSNKQLAFLQHIYRGLKPGGRAAVVLPDNVLFEENAGTKIRQDLMDKCDLHTILRLPTGIFYAGGVKTNVLFFTRGKTDKGNTKTTWVYDMRANAPSFGKRTPLTREHFADFETCFGKSPLGASKRKDQGEDGRFRAFTRADIAKRGDNLDIAWLKDAGAQGHDELGEPDEIAEEIMGHLRTAMEELEALQGILGGEVTSL
- the hsdR gene encoding type I restriction-modification system endonuclease, whose translation is MRAPSPNFTFLKPYDERLVLLGAAAERAFHDDPVVTLIRLRQFGEVLAQEAAAHFGLYQVRDETQAELLRRLSQQRGFPRDVGDLFHRLKVLGNKAVHENVGNAGDALHALKLARAAAVWFHQSFGDRGYRPGAFVPPRPPDDASAALKAAIAELRAQLAASQSEAEKAQKAAEDAAFEAMSAGDRARAADAERAALAELLDEVAERQAAMLDRLARLQAEALAAPPAELERVAEQAEEVGTQLALDEADTRQLIDAQLRDAGWEADSVELRYSRGVRPQKHKNLAIAEWPTDSGPADYVLFVGLEAVSVIEAKRAAKDVAASIEQAKRYSRAYTPKGDDKAAAGPWDGYRIPFLFATNGRPYLKQLATKSGIWFLDARRKQNHSHALDGWYTPEGLSALLRQDMDEAHRLLAQEPTDYLALRDYQVSAIKAAEACLEKGQREILIAMATGTGKTMTCIGLCYRLLKSKRFRRILFLVDRSALGVQTTNAFKSARLENLLTFGDIFGIKELTDIVPDSDTKLHIATVQGMVKRLLYSDDAVPPVDSYDCIVVDECHRGYVLDRELSDAELTFRNEADYISKYRRVLEHFDATKIGLTATPAVHTVEIFGEPAFKYTYREAVIDNWLIDHEPPTRIVTALAEDGIHFQAGEEVEQYVPATGQLQLSLLPDAVSIEVEQFNKRVLTEGFNRAVCHELAKHIDPSLEEKTLVFCATDVHADMVVTLLKDAFRDVYGAVDDDAVVKITGTADKPLDLIRRYRNEREPNVVVTVDLLTTGVDIPRICNIVFLRRVRSRILYEQMLGRATRRCDEIGKEVFRIYDAVDLYKSLAPYTDMKPVVTNPSVPFTQLIAELGEAEGEAARDEVLDQLLAKLGRKSGRLKGDALERFEAAAGVTPKELLAFLRQHGAEAARVWFAEHPLLGEVLDRATGDGGGMLVSHHPDEVRRVEHGYGAGTKPDDYLAGFAKYVTEHLNDIPALLVVTQRPRSLTRQQLKELRLALDRAGYTSASLRTAWRDKTNQDIAASIMGYIRQAALGDALVPYEERVARALKKVLASQPWTPPQRQWLERIGKQLTVEHVVDKDALDQGQFKAKGGFDRLNKTFDGKLEQILGDLSDALWEDEAG
- a CDS encoding restriction endonuclease subunit S, which gives rise to MTNNELPPGWVRMAARDLFTLVTSGSRGWAKYYADQGPLFIRVGNLDHNTIRLDLNGVQHVRPPEGAEGNRTQLRPNDILISITAELGMVGLVPEDLPEAYINQHVALARPVGDVDARFLAWFFATEGKVQLERLRRGATKAGLGLDDIRSVDVSMPPLNEQRRIVDKIEALTERSRRAKEALDAIPPLLERFRQSVLAAAFRGDLTADWRAKNPDVESADKLLERIRAERRRRWEEDYLAGQRAKGKEPTNDKWKAKYVEPEPVDTEGLPELPASWSWARLEELTPPEAPVVYGIVQPGPHVPGGVPYVRPADITEGRVDPHALLRTSAAIAGKHGRATLGVGDLVYSIVGTIGKHLIVDASLEGANITQSAVRIRPMAPLSAPQILWTLGCAPVQAQMKRLAFGNAVQRLNVAHMRELVVPVLPAAEWTVLEPLIEAADKCVAMQRGATVRSAEQLALLERAILAKAFRGALVPQDPNDDVQGIAEGTTRRARRRAP